The genomic segment CTTAACACCGCCTAATGGATTAAATCCTGATAAAGACAAAACTACCGTTTCATTTCGTACTATTTACGACATGATGCGTGGGCGAATTGCCGGCGTTGTCGTGCAACAAGACAATACAATTATTGTAAGAGGAATAAATTCTATCAGAAACAATTCAGAACCATTATTTATAGTCGATGGAAATTTTGTCCAAAGTATTGACTTTGTTGTGCCCAATGAAGTAAAAAGCATTACTGTTTTGAAAGATGCAGAAGCATCCATTTATGGTTCAAGAGGAGCGAGTGGTGTTATTGTAATCAAATTGAAAAAATAACCTCCTTTTATTAGTCTGATTTAGTGCCAATTCTCATTACTTTCATTTCAAACTCTTCTCTTGGTCCTCTAGCCTT from the Flavobacterium ammonificans genome contains:
- a CDS encoding TonB-dependent receptor plug domain-containing protein, with amino-acid sequence MRLVNTLIFALLIVTSFGHAQTTVSGKVLNHKNKPVSGAILYLDTIATNVITNKSGGYSLIVPDSIKNIKVYSKKLGWLSSAYAKESTMDFMYLDTAPADQSLTPPNGLNPDKDKTTVSFRTIYDMMRGRIAGVVVQQDNTIIVRGINSIRNNSEPLFIVDGNFVQSIDFVVPNEVKSITVLKDAEASIYGSRGASGVIVIKLKK